The DNA sequence CGGGTCGGGACGCCGCCACGGTCGTACGGCGGCTGGACGCCCGAGCGCACGCGCTGATCGTCGACGGGGCCCGGGCGGAGGGCGCCACGCTCTTCATGGCGTTGCACGCCGCCCTCGCGGCCGTGCTGGTGCGTGCGGGGGCCGGTGAGGATCTGGCGGTCGGCTCGCCCACCGCCGGGCGGGGGCACGACGGCACGGTCGACGACGTCGTCGGGTTCTTCGTCAACATGCTGGTGCTGCGCAACGACGCGTCCGGCGACCCCACGGCCCGGCAGCTGCTCTCGCGTACCCGGGAGACGGCGCTGGACGCGTTCGCCCATCAGGACGTGCCGTTCGAGGAGGTCGTGGGAGCGCTCAACCCCGTACGGCCCCCGGGGCGGCAGCCGTTCACCGAGGTCGTGCTGGCGTTGCAGAACAACGTCCGGGCCGAGGTGGACCTGCCCGGCGCCGAGTCCGGCGTGGAGCCGCTGCGCACCGGCACGGCACGGTTCGAGCTGCTGGTCGACGTCACCGACGACCACGGTCCGTCGGGCGCGCCGGACGGTATGACGCTGGTCTTCGAGTACCGGACCTCGTGTCTGGAAGCGGAGTTCGTCGAGTGGCTGGCGGACGCGGTCGTCGAGGCGCTGCGCGCGACGGCCGCCGAGCCGGACGTACCGCTGTCCCGGCTGCCGCTGCCGGAGCCGCCCCGGCGGGCCGACGCAGCGCGGGACGCGGTCCTCTCCCCCACACCCACGGCCGGCGATCCGGCGGACTCCGCCCTGCACCGGGAGATCACGGCCGTCTGGTCCGACGTCCTCGGGGTGGAGCACATCGGCCCGCATGACGACTTCTTCCGGCTCGGCGGCAACTCCCTGCGTGCGGTTCGGGTCGCGGCCCGCCTCACGGGCGCCGGACGCACGGTGACGGCAGCCCAGCTGTTCACCTCGCCCACGGTCGCCGCCCTCGCCGCCGAGCTGGAGCGGGCACCGGCCGAGGCGCCCGCCGCCCCGGCGCCCATCCCGCGCCGACGCCGCATTCCCCGGCAGCCGGGCCGCGGCAGCCGTACCGACGTCCCCGGTACAGGCCGTACCGACGACCCGAGTCAGAAGGAGGTGCCATGGACCTGAGCGTGATGTTCTTCGGCGCCGACACACCCGCCGACGACCTCGCGGCCGACGGTGCACCGCGGCACAGCGAGGCCTACGACGACATCCTCACCGTGGCCCGCACCGCGGACCGGCTCGGCTTCCACGCCATCTGGACGCCCGAGCGGCACTTCCAGCAGGTGGGCCAGGTGTTCCCGAGCCCGCCTGTGCTCAGCGCGGCGCTGGCGGTTGCCACCGAGCGGATCAACATCCGGGCGGGCAGCGTGATCCTGCCGCTGCACCATCCGCTGCGGATCGCGGAGGACTGGGCGGTCGTCGACAACCTCTCGCACGGCCGGATCGGGCTGTCCGCGGCCACGGGCTGGCACTCGACCGACTTCGTGCTGGCCCCGGACCACTACGAGGGCCGGCGCGAGCAGACCCTCCGGGACATCCCGCTGCTGCGGCGGCTGTGGGCCGGCGAGGCGGCCGAGTTCACCGACGGCACCGGCACCTCGGTGGCCGTCCTGCCGCAGCCCCGGCCCGTGCAGAACACCCTGCCCCTGTGGCTGACCAGCTCCGGCAACCCGGCGACCTGGGAGGCCGCAGGAAACCTGCGCACCGGGGTGCTCGGGGCGACCGTCGGGCAGAGCCGGGACGAGCTGGCCGAGAAGATCGCCCGCTATCGCGCCGCCTGCGCCGCCGCCCCCGACCAGGGCGGCACCGACGCGCACGGCCGGGTGACGCTGATGGCGCACACCTTCGTCGGCGCGGACGACGAGGAGGCGCGGCGGCTGGCCGCCGTACCGCTGAAGCGGTATCTGGAGTCGTACATCCGGCAGACGACCGCCAACCGCACGGCCGACAAGGCGACGTCGGAGCTCACCGAGGAACAGACCGCGCTGCTGGCCGAGTTCGCCTTCCACCGCTATCTGACCTGGGGCAGCCTGCTCGGCTCCGCCGCGACCTGCCGGAAGATGCTCGCCGATCTGCGCGAGCTGGGCTGCGACGAGGTCGCCTGCTTCGTGGACTTCGGCCTCGGCCGCGACGAGGTGCTGGCCGGGCTGCACCGGCTGGCCGAACTGCGCCAGGACGTGGCGTGACAGGGGATTTCGCAAGGCTCCGGGAGGACGTGGCGTGACGGGGACAACGGGGGCGGCCAGGGCGACCGGTGCCTCGATGGCCGAGCGGTTCGGCGCGCTCAGCGGTGAGCAGCGCGTCCGGCTGATGCGCCGGCTCGTGGAGTCCGGGCAGTTGGGCCTGATCCCGGCGGTCGTGCCGCGTCGGGACGGGGACGGTCCGGTGCGGCTCAGTCCCGCGCAGGAGGACCTGTGGGTGTACGAGTCGCTGTATCCCGGCACTCCGGCGCTGAACCTGTGCAGCGCCTACCACTTCGACGAGACCGTCGAGCCGGTCGACCCGGACCGGCTGGAGACCGCGCTCACCCTGGTCCGGTCCCAGCACGACATCCTGCGGGCGCGCATCGGCGGCGAGCCGGGCGCCCTGTACGTCACCTTCCCGCCCGAGGACCGCTTCGTGCTGGAGCGGGAGGACCTGCGCGGCACCGGCACCACCATCGCGGAGGCCTTCGAGACCTTCCGGCGCCGCTCCTTCGACCTGGCCGGCGGCCCCCTGATGCGGGCCCGCCTCGTCACCGTCGACGAGCGGCGGACCACGCTGATGCTGGGCCTGCACCACGTCATCGCCGACTGGTGGTCCTTCGACGTGCTCCAGGCCGAGTTCGCCGAGGCCCACCACGCCACCGGCAACGGCAGTGGCACCACCACGTCCCGTCCCCTCGTCCAGTACGCCGACTTCGCCTCCTGGCAGGGCGAGCTGGAGGAGGCCGGCGTCTTCGCGGCGCGGCTGGACTTCTGGCGCCGCTACCTGGCCGAGCCGCCCGGGCCGCTCACCGTGCCGGGCAGCCGCAACGCCACCGGCGACGACATCGCGCAGATCCCCTTCCGCGTCGACGCCCCGACCGCCCAGGCGATCCGGGCCCTGGCCCGGGAACGCGGCGCCTCGGTCTACGTCGTCCTGATGGCGGCCTTCGCGGTCCTCGCGCACCGCCTCACCGGCGCCGACGACATGGTGCTCGGCACCCCGACCGCCAACCGTGCCGCCAAGGGCCTGGAGCGGGTCATCGGGTACGTCATGAACGCCATCCCGACCCGCTGGCGGATCCGGCCCGGGGACTCCTTCGCCGACGTGCTGTCCCGGTTCGCCACGGACTTCCCCGAGCTGATGGCCAACGCCGACGTGCCCGTGGGCCGGATCGTCTCGACGGTCGCCCCCGACCGCAGCGCCGGGCGCTCCCCGCTGTTCCAGTGGGTGTTCATGCACCTCACCCAGCAGCGGAGCGTGGCCGCGCTGCGGGAGTTCAGCGAGCCCGAGCGCATTCACACCGGCGGCGAGCACGACCTCGTGGGCATCGTCCGGGACGCCGACGACGGCGCGATGGACGGCAGTTTCGAGATCCGTACGGCCCTCTTCGGCGCCGACACCGTACGACACTGGACGGACGCCTACCTGGAGCTGCTGCGCCGCTTCACCGCCGACCCCGAGGTGCCGCTCGCGGAGGTCGGGCTGGTGCCGGAGGCCGACCGGACGCGGCTGCTGGAGCTCGGCGTCGGCCCTGACGCACCCGAGCCGGCGTCGCTGCCCGACCTGGTGGCACGGCAGGCAGTCCGTACGCCGGACGCGCCCGCGCTTGAGGCCGAGGGCCTGCGGCTGACGTACGCCGAACTGACCGACCGTGTGCACCGGCTGACGGCACACCTCGCCCGGCACGGCGCCCGTCCCGGCCGTGTCGTCGCCGTCGCCCTGGGCCGTACGGCCGCCCTGGTCCCGGCGCTGCTGGCGGTGCAGCGCACGGGTGCCGCGTACCTCCCTCTCGACCCGGACTATCCGCCGGAGCGCATCCGGCTGGCGCTGGCGGACGCGGCGCCGGTGCTGGTGGTCGTCGGGGAGCCCGGGGTGCTGCCGGAGACGGACGTCCCCACGATCGCGCTCGACGAGCGTGCCTACGACGAACAACCGTCTGATGTACGGGAGTTGGAGCCTTCGACGCCCGCCTACGTCATACACACCTCCGGGTCCACTGGGCGTCCCAAGGGCGTCGTCGTCCCCCACACCGGGCTGGCCGCCCTCGCTCAAGGACTCGTGGACTCGCTGGCGCTGACCCCGGGAAGCAGGGTCCTGCAGCTCGGGTCGCCCGCGTTCGACATCTCCGTGGCCGAGATGTGCATGGCATTCGGCTCGGGCGGGACGCTGGTCGTGCCGTCCGAGGGGCCGCTCGCCGGGCAAGGGCTGGCGGATGTGCTGACCGGGCTGCGGATCAGCGCCGCGATGCTGCCGCCGTCGGTGCTGGCGACGGTCCCCGTCGGGGAGTACCCGCGGCTGCGGTCGCTGGCCGTGGGCGCGGAGGCGTGCCCGCCGGAGCTGGTGGCCCGCTGGGCGGTCGGCGGGCGCCGGTTCCACAACGCCTACGGGCCCACCGAGTTCACCGTCGCCGCCACCGTCTCCGGCCCGTTGACCGGTGACGGCACGGCCCCGCCCATCGGCGCCCCGCTGCCGGGCACGCGCGCGTACGTGCTCGACGGGCGGCTGCGGCCGGTGCCGCCCGGGGTGAGCGGCGAGCTGTATCTGGCGGGCCCGGGGGTGGCGTACGGCTATCTGGGCCGGCCGGGGGCGACCGCCGAGCGGTTCGTCGCCGACCCGTACGGGGCGCCCGGCGCGCGCATGTACCGCACCGGGGACCTGGCCCGGCGGCGCGACGACGGGCAGCTGGAGTATCTGGGCCGGTCCGACGACCAGGTGAAGATCCGGGGTCAGCGCATCGAACCGGGCGAGATCGCGGCCGTCCTGACCGGGCACCCGTCGGTGGAACAGGCCGTGGCGGTCGTACGCGAGGACCGGCCGGGCAGGCCGCGGCTCGTCGCGTACGTCGTCGGCGCGTCCGGCACCGAACCCGCGCCGGACGCGCTGCTGGCGTACGCCGCCGGGCGGTTGCCCGCCGCCATGGTGCCGGCCGACGTGGTGGTGCTTCAGGCGCTGCCGCTGGCGCCCAACGGCAAGCTGGACCGGGCTGCGCTGCCCGCGCCGGGGACCCGTCCCGGCGGTGCCGGCCGGGCGCCGGAGGGGGTCCGCGAAGTCACCCTGTGCGCCCTGTTCGAGGAGGTGCTCGGCGTCGAACGGGTCGGTGCCGACGACGACTTCTTCCGGCTCGGCGGCGACAGCATCATGGCGATCCAGCTCGCGGGGCGCGCTTCGGGGGCGGGGCTCGGCATCACCCCGCGTGATGTCTTCACGGCCCGTACGCCTGCCGCACTCGCGCTGACGGCGCGGGCGGTGACGGACCGCGGCACGGAATCGGGCCCGGATTCCGGTACCGGGCGCTTTCCGCTCACGCCGGTCATGCGCTGGTGGCGTGAGCAGGGCGGCGGGGACGCGGCGGCGTTCACGCAGTCGATGGTGTTCCCGGTGCCGCGGGACGTGACCCCGGAGCGGGTCGAGGCGGCGGTGCGCGGGCTGGTCGAGCGGCACGGTGTGCTGCGGATGCGGCTCGTGGACGGGGAGTTGGAGGTTCCCGAGGACATCCCCGGCGTGGCTGTCGACCGCGTCGAGGTACCCGCCGGTACCGATCCGCGGGGACGGGCCGAGGAGTTGGCGGCGTCGGTGCGGCTCGACCCGGAGCAGGGCGAGATGGTGCGGGCGACCTGGCTCGACGCTTCTGCCGGGCAGCCGGGGTTGCTGCTGCTGACGGTGCACCATCTGGCGGTGGACGGGGTGTCCTGGCGGCTGTTGGGTCCCGAACTGGCCGCCGGGCTGGCCGGGGAGAAGCTGCCGGAGAGCACGGGCCCGTCCTTCGCGCGCTGGGCGCGGCTGCTGGCGCAGGAGGCGGTGCGGCCCGAGCTTGCTGATGTGGAGTCGGCCTGGTGGGAGCGGATGCTGACCGGCCCGGACGCGCGGATCGCCGGCGGCCGGGGTGTCGGCGGGCGCCGTGCCGTACTCACTGTCGAGCTGACGCCCGAGGTCACCGAGGCGGCCCTGTCCGAGGTGACCGCGGCCTTCCACTGCGGCCCGGACGCCGTCCTGCTGACAGCCCTGGCCGCGGCTGCGGTACGGCGTCGGGGCGCGGGCTCCGGTCTGCTGGCCCACCTGGAGGGCCACGGCCGCGAGGCGCTCTCCACCCCGGCCGACATCTCCCGTACGGTCGGCTGGTTCACCACCCAGTACCCGGTCCGGGTGGACGCGGGCGCCGCGCTCGGCCCGGACTTCTGGCAGCCGGCGCAGGACGCGGCCGGTGAGGCGCTGAAGCAGATCAAGGAGCAGCTGCGGGCGGTCCCCTCGGGCGGCCTCGGCTGGGGTCTGCTGCGCCACCTCAACCCGGACACGGCCCCGAAGCTGGCCGCACTGCCCGTCCCCGACCTGCGTTTCAACTACCTGGGCCGGTTCTCCGGCGGCGACACGGCCGACGGCGAGCTGCTCGGCATGGCCGCGGAGGCGCTGCCGCTCGGGCATGCGGTGGAAGTGGACGCGCTGGTCCTGGAGCGGGGCGCCGGGCGGCTGTGTCTGAGCGCCGGGTTCTCCTACGCTCGCGGCGAGCTCGGCGAGGACGAGGTCCTGGAGCTGGCCCGCCTGTGGTGCGAGGCGATCGAGGTGCTGGTCGAGCACACCCGCCGCGCCGGCACGGGCGGCCACACCAGCTCCGACTTCCCGCTCGTCGACCTGTCCTCCGATCAACTCGCCCTGCTGGAGGACGACTTGGACTTCGAGCCGGCCGACGAGGACAGCGAGGGGGACGACTGATGGGCGGCCGTATCGCGGACGTACTGCCGCTGTCCCCCGCCCAGGAAGGGCTGCTCTTCCACGCCCTGCGTGATCCGGAGGGCCCTGACCCGTATCTGGTGCAGGCGCGGTTCCGGATCGCCCCCGGTGTCACGGCCGAGGCGGTGCGGGCCGGGGTGGCCGGGCTGCTGGAGCGGTATCCGAATCTGCGGGCGTGCTTCAGGCACGAGCACGTCGAGCGGCCGGTGCAGGTGATCCCGCGCGCGGTGAAGCTGCCGTGGACGGAGGCCGATCGCACCGGGCGCACGTCGGACGAGACGGAGGCGGAGCTTGCCCGTCTCATGGCCGAGGACCGGGACCGCCGCTTCGATCTGGCCCGGCCGCCGTTGGTGCGGGCCACGCTGGTGCGGCACGACGAGGGTGCGGATCTGCTGCTGACCTTCCACCACATCCTGCTGGACGGCTGGTCGGTGCCGCTGCTCGCGCAGGATCTGGAGGCGCTGACGACGGGTGCCGGGGACCTGTCACCCGCCGCGCCCTTCAAGCAGTACCTGGTCTGGCTGAACGGTCAGGACCAGGTCGGCGCCGAGGCCGCCTGGCGCGAGGCGCTGGGCGGTCTCGCGCGGCCCGCGCTGCTGTCGCCCGAGGGACCCGACGGCCCCGAGGACACGGTCGACATCGAGTTGACGCCCGAGCTGACGGCGGCCGTCACCCGACGTGCCATGAACGCCGGCGTCACCGTCAACACCGTCGCGCAGACCGCTTGGGCCCTGGTGCTGGCCCGGATGACCGGCGCCGAGGACCTGGTGTTCGGCGCGGTCGTCTCCGGGCGGCCGCACGATCTGCCCGGCGTCGAGCGGATGGTGGGGCCGTTCATCAACACGCTGCCCGTACGGATCGGGCTGCGCCCCGGCGAGGGTGTCGACGAGCTGCTGGCCCGCGTCCAGGACGAGCAGCTGCGGCTGGCGCCGTACCACCATGTACGCCTCTCGGAGGTGCAGCGGGCTGCGGGCGCGGGCGAACTCTTCGACACGGTCCTGGCGTTCGAGAACTTCCCGCGCACCGAAGGCCCCGCCCCGGCCGTCGAGCTGGTCGAGACGCGGGACGCGACGCACTACCCGGTGACGATCGCCGTCGTCGCGGCCGAGCGGATGCTGCTGCGGGTCAGCTGCCGCCGGGGCATCCCGGCACCCACGATCGGCGC is a window from the Streptomyces sp. NBC_00299 genome containing:
- a CDS encoding non-ribosomal peptide synthetase: MTGTTGAARATGASMAERFGALSGEQRVRLMRRLVESGQLGLIPAVVPRRDGDGPVRLSPAQEDLWVYESLYPGTPALNLCSAYHFDETVEPVDPDRLETALTLVRSQHDILRARIGGEPGALYVTFPPEDRFVLEREDLRGTGTTIAEAFETFRRRSFDLAGGPLMRARLVTVDERRTTLMLGLHHVIADWWSFDVLQAEFAEAHHATGNGSGTTTSRPLVQYADFASWQGELEEAGVFAARLDFWRRYLAEPPGPLTVPGSRNATGDDIAQIPFRVDAPTAQAIRALARERGASVYVVLMAAFAVLAHRLTGADDMVLGTPTANRAAKGLERVIGYVMNAIPTRWRIRPGDSFADVLSRFATDFPELMANADVPVGRIVSTVAPDRSAGRSPLFQWVFMHLTQQRSVAALREFSEPERIHTGGEHDLVGIVRDADDGAMDGSFEIRTALFGADTVRHWTDAYLELLRRFTADPEVPLAEVGLVPEADRTRLLELGVGPDAPEPASLPDLVARQAVRTPDAPALEAEGLRLTYAELTDRVHRLTAHLARHGARPGRVVAVALGRTAALVPALLAVQRTGAAYLPLDPDYPPERIRLALADAAPVLVVVGEPGVLPETDVPTIALDERAYDEQPSDVRELEPSTPAYVIHTSGSTGRPKGVVVPHTGLAALAQGLVDSLALTPGSRVLQLGSPAFDISVAEMCMAFGSGGTLVVPSEGPLAGQGLADVLTGLRISAAMLPPSVLATVPVGEYPRLRSLAVGAEACPPELVARWAVGGRRFHNAYGPTEFTVAATVSGPLTGDGTAPPIGAPLPGTRAYVLDGRLRPVPPGVSGELYLAGPGVAYGYLGRPGATAERFVADPYGAPGARMYRTGDLARRRDDGQLEYLGRSDDQVKIRGQRIEPGEIAAVLTGHPSVEQAVAVVREDRPGRPRLVAYVVGASGTEPAPDALLAYAAGRLPAAMVPADVVVLQALPLAPNGKLDRAALPAPGTRPGGAGRAPEGVREVTLCALFEEVLGVERVGADDDFFRLGGDSIMAIQLAGRASGAGLGITPRDVFTARTPAALALTARAVTDRGTESGPDSGTGRFPLTPVMRWWREQGGGDAAAFTQSMVFPVPRDVTPERVEAAVRGLVERHGVLRMRLVDGELEVPEDIPGVAVDRVEVPAGTDPRGRAEELAASVRLDPEQGEMVRATWLDASAGQPGLLLLTVHHLAVDGVSWRLLGPELAAGLAGEKLPESTGPSFARWARLLAQEAVRPELADVESAWWERMLTGPDARIAGGRGVGGRRAVLTVELTPEVTEAALSEVTAAFHCGPDAVLLTALAAAAVRRRGAGSGLLAHLEGHGREALSTPADISRTVGWFTTQYPVRVDAGAALGPDFWQPAQDAAGEALKQIKEQLRAVPSGGLGWGLLRHLNPDTAPKLAALPVPDLRFNYLGRFSGGDTADGELLGMAAEALPLGHAVEVDALVLERGAGRLCLSAGFSYARGELGEDEVLELARLWCEAIEVLVEHTRRAGTGGHTSSDFPLVDLSSDQLALLEDDLDFEPADEDSEGDD
- a CDS encoding MupA/Atu3671 family FMN-dependent luciferase-like monooxygenase, which codes for MDLSVMFFGADTPADDLAADGAPRHSEAYDDILTVARTADRLGFHAIWTPERHFQQVGQVFPSPPVLSAALAVATERINIRAGSVILPLHHPLRIAEDWAVVDNLSHGRIGLSAATGWHSTDFVLAPDHYEGRREQTLRDIPLLRRLWAGEAAEFTDGTGTSVAVLPQPRPVQNTLPLWLTSSGNPATWEAAGNLRTGVLGATVGQSRDELAEKIARYRAACAAAPDQGGTDAHGRVTLMAHTFVGADDEEARRLAAVPLKRYLESYIRQTTANRTADKATSELTEEQTALLAEFAFHRYLTWGSLLGSAATCRKMLADLRELGCDEVACFVDFGLGRDEVLAGLHRLAELRQDVA